ACAATAGATAACATGGATAAACTAGTAGAGATAATTATCAATGCAACAAAAGAATAAAAAAAAGGAGAAAAGTATTTAGTTAATTTTTGATTGCTAATAAAGCAATCTTCTCATTAATTCTATCCACCATATTTTTATCACTAGATAAATTATAAGACTTCATAATCTTATCTGAATCAATAGTATTAATTAAATCATCATTTCTATTAGATAATAATTCTTCCATTTTAACTATCTGTTCGTCAAGTACATTAATGTAAACCACAGTAATATTACACTGATTTTTAATACCAAGAAGTTTTAATGCTTCACTAATCTGTTTTTGAGCAGATAATCTTACACAAATTTCTAATCCTTTATCATTAGCAAAGTTCTGATTCTCCTCAAAAGCTTTTATTGCCTGGGATATTGCCTGATTAATATGCTTC
This genomic interval from Candidatus Methanosphaera massiliense contains the following:
- the cgi121 gene encoding KEOPS complex subunit Cgi121, with product MNDLQAELLENYDITIHSYEDNLIENVPDFLRKVDEITSLKEDSIIQLLDTDYICGEKHINQAISQAIKAFEENQNFANDKGLEICVRLSAQKQISEALKLLGIKNQCNITVVYINVLDEQIVKMEELLSNRNDDLINTIDSDKIMKSYNLSSDKNMVDRINEKIALLAIKN